A region of Nocardioides sp. JS614 DNA encodes the following proteins:
- a CDS encoding nucleoside deaminase → MRTALDEARAALASGDVPIGAVVLDPDGTPVARGRNVREADHDPTGHAEVVALRAAARARGEWRLEGHTLVVTLEPCTMCAGAAVLSRVERIVFGAWDPKAGAVGSLWDVVRDRRLNHRPEVISGVLAEESAGLLEDFFLTQR, encoded by the coding sequence ATGCGGACCGCCCTCGACGAGGCACGCGCCGCCCTGGCGTCCGGAGACGTGCCGATCGGCGCGGTGGTGCTGGACCCGGACGGTACGCCGGTGGCGCGCGGTCGCAACGTGCGCGAGGCCGACCACGACCCCACCGGGCATGCCGAGGTGGTGGCGCTCCGCGCGGCCGCGCGCGCCCGGGGCGAGTGGCGGCTCGAGGGGCACACCCTCGTCGTCACCCTCGAGCCGTGCACCATGTGCGCCGGCGCCGCCGTGCTGAGCCGGGTCGAGCGGATCGTGTTCGGCGCCTGGGACCCCAAGGCCGGAGCCGTCGGCAGCCTCTGGGACGTGGTCCGCGACCGCCGCCTCAACCACCGGCCCGAGGTCATCAGCGGCGTGCTCGCCGAGGAGTCGGCCGGGCTCCTCGAGGACTTCTTCCTCACTCAGCGCTGA
- the thpR gene encoding RNA 2',3'-cyclic phosphodiesterase — protein sequence MFVALVPPAEAVEHLDAFLEPRRSAAAFRWAGVEQLHVTVAFLAEVEERRLEDLVERLGRAAARRSAFDTAITGGGAFPNVGRARVLWAGLALDEHGRTQLDRLATGCRTAANRAGVPVDGQRFRPHLTVARIAHPTEATSWVRLLDGYAGPAWRADRVELVASYLGEGPRGRPRYETVAELELAG from the coding sequence ATGTTCGTGGCGCTGGTGCCGCCGGCCGAGGCGGTCGAGCACCTGGACGCGTTCCTCGAGCCGCGGCGCTCGGCTGCGGCGTTCCGGTGGGCCGGTGTCGAGCAGCTGCACGTGACTGTGGCGTTCCTGGCCGAGGTCGAGGAGCGCCGGCTCGAGGACCTGGTCGAGCGGCTCGGGCGCGCGGCGGCCCGCCGGTCCGCGTTCGACACCGCGATCACGGGTGGCGGCGCGTTCCCGAACGTGGGGCGGGCCCGGGTGCTCTGGGCGGGCCTCGCGCTCGATGAGCACGGCCGCACCCAGCTCGACCGACTCGCCACCGGCTGTCGGACCGCCGCCAACCGGGCCGGCGTCCCGGTCGACGGGCAGCGCTTCCGGCCGCACCTCACCGTCGCCAGGATCGCGCACCCCACGGAGGCGACCAGCTGGGTCCGGCTCCTCGACGGGTACGCCGGACCCGCATGGCGGGCCGACCGGGTCGAGCTGGTGGCGTCGTACCTCGGCGAGGGCCCGCGCGGGCGGCCGCGCTACGAGACGGTCGCCGAGCTGGAGCTCGCCGGGTAG
- a CDS encoding alpha-hydroxy acid oxidase, with amino-acid sequence MRFRTPVLSPRGRRLRDALTIEDLRRAARRRTPRAAFDYTDGAADDEISLARARQAFRDVQFNPGVLRDVSSVDTSREVLGARASLPFGIAPTGFTRLMHTEGEVAGATAAAAAGIPFALSTMGTTSIEDVAAAAPSGRHWFQLYMWKDRDRSMALVERAARAGFDALLVTVDVPVAGARLRDVRNGMTIPPTLTPRTVLDAIPRMRWWFDLLTTEPLAFATLDSWSGTVAELLDTMFDPTVTFEDLAWIKEQWPGRLVVKGIQTVDDARRVADLGADAVLLSNHGGRQLDRAPIPFRLLPEVVAAVGQDVEVHLDTGIMSGQDIVAALAHGARFTLVGRAYLYGLMAGGRDGVDRAVEILRSQVERTMRLLGVRSLGDLEPGHVTQLDRLEPRRR; translated from the coding sequence GTGCGGTTCCGTACCCCGGTGCTCTCCCCTCGCGGCCGCCGGCTCCGGGACGCGCTCACCATCGAGGACCTGCGCCGGGCGGCTCGCCGGCGCACGCCCCGGGCGGCGTTCGACTACACCGACGGCGCCGCCGACGACGAGATTTCGCTGGCGCGGGCGCGGCAGGCGTTCCGCGACGTGCAGTTCAATCCGGGGGTGCTCCGCGACGTCTCGTCGGTGGACACCTCCCGGGAGGTGCTGGGGGCTCGCGCGTCCCTCCCGTTCGGGATCGCGCCGACCGGGTTCACGCGGTTGATGCACACGGAGGGCGAGGTGGCCGGGGCAACAGCGGCAGCGGCGGCCGGCATCCCGTTCGCGCTCTCGACGATGGGGACGACCTCGATCGAGGACGTCGCCGCGGCAGCACCGAGCGGTCGCCACTGGTTCCAGCTGTACATGTGGAAGGACCGCGACCGCTCGATGGCACTGGTCGAGCGGGCGGCGCGAGCCGGGTTCGACGCCCTCCTCGTCACGGTCGACGTCCCGGTCGCGGGGGCCCGGCTGCGCGATGTCCGCAACGGGATGACGATCCCGCCGACCCTGACGCCTCGGACGGTGCTCGACGCAATTCCCCGGATGCGGTGGTGGTTCGATCTGCTCACCACCGAGCCCCTCGCGTTCGCGACGCTCGACTCCTGGTCCGGCACCGTCGCAGAACTGCTCGACACGATGTTCGACCCGACGGTGACGTTCGAGGACCTCGCCTGGATCAAGGAGCAGTGGCCCGGTCGGCTCGTGGTGAAGGGCATCCAGACGGTCGACGACGCGAGACGGGTCGCCGACCTCGGCGCCGACGCAGTCCTGTTGTCGAACCATGGCGGCCGACAGCTCGACCGTGCACCGATCCCGTTCCGCCTGCTGCCCGAGGTCGTCGCAGCGGTCGGACAGGATGTCGAGGTCCACCTCGACACCGGGATCATGTCGGGGCAGGACATCGTCGCGGCCCTCGCACACGGAGCCAGGTTCACCCTGGTCGGACGCGCCTATCTCTACGGGCTCATGGCCGGTGGCCGCGATGGCGTCGACCGCGCGGTCGAGATCCTCCGCAGCCAGGTGGAGCGGACCATGCGACTCCTCGGTGTTCGCTCGCTCGGCGATCTCGAGCCAGGTCATGTGACCCAGCTCGACCGGCTGGAGCCGCGCCGCCGATAA
- a CDS encoding VOC family protein, with translation MDYKIELIPLAVRDVDRSIAFYGDSLGWSVDHDQTVSPTLRFVQVTPPGSACSICFGVGLEMMPAGSSQFIQVVVADADAALAELRERGVGCEGVDDQPWGRFVYFQDPDGNRWALQQVVRPS, from the coding sequence ATGGACTACAAGATCGAGCTCATCCCCCTCGCCGTTCGCGACGTCGACCGGTCGATCGCCTTCTACGGCGACTCCCTCGGTTGGAGCGTCGACCACGATCAGACCGTCTCGCCGACGCTGCGGTTCGTGCAGGTGACGCCACCCGGCTCGGCCTGCTCGATCTGCTTCGGCGTCGGGCTCGAGATGATGCCGGCCGGTTCGTCGCAGTTCATCCAGGTCGTGGTCGCCGACGCGGACGCCGCCCTCGCCGAGCTGCGGGAGCGCGGTGTCGGGTGCGAGGGGGTCGACGACCAGCCGTGGGGGCGCTTCGTGTACTTCCAGGACCCCGACGGCAACCGGTGGGCGCTCCAGCAGGTCGTCCGGCCGTCCTGA
- a CDS encoding tRNA adenosine deaminase-associated protein: MADQVDGIDFALAAYREGGAWTVQELAHDVLEDIDTLSAALRRFPGDGGAVGMVAIEEDFFVVVRVAGPTTRVLLSDITAADEWELASSAVEFLGLPLPEDEDDPVPAGDLDLLGDLGMHAMDMGVLLDDIDLYPDEMLSDVARRLGFGKLFDDAVGLTSA, translated from the coding sequence ATGGCCGACCAGGTCGACGGGATCGACTTCGCCCTCGCCGCCTACCGGGAGGGCGGCGCCTGGACCGTCCAGGAGCTCGCCCACGACGTCCTCGAGGACATCGACACCCTCTCCGCCGCGCTGCGCCGCTTCCCCGGGGACGGGGGAGCGGTCGGGATGGTCGCGATCGAGGAGGACTTCTTCGTCGTGGTCCGCGTCGCGGGGCCGACCACCCGGGTCCTGCTCTCCGACATCACCGCCGCCGACGAGTGGGAGCTGGCCAGCTCCGCCGTCGAGTTCCTCGGCCTGCCGCTGCCCGAGGACGAGGACGACCCGGTCCCCGCGGGCGACCTGGACCTGCTCGGCGACCTCGGCATGCACGCCATGGACATGGGCGTCCTGCTCGACGACATCGATCTCTACCCCGACGAGATGCTCTCCGACGTCGCGCGGCGGCTGGGCTTCGGCAAGCTGTTCGACGACGCCGTCGGCCTCACCTCCGCGTGA
- a CDS encoding FMN-binding glutamate synthase family protein has product MRKTTLAALPAAALGAVAAHDLLQRRHAILRNFPVVGHARYWLEALGPELRQYIVASNDEERPFSRDQRRWVYASAKLQNNYFGFGTDNDLEHSSGNVIVHHRTFGRSYPTHGAVGQEARLPSAKILGGPRGRRRAFRPASVVNVSGMSFGSLSGNAVEAINRGAAEAGCLHNTGEGAVSPYHRQGADLVFQIGTAYFGCRDDDGRFSLPRLKDLVESAPVRALEIKLSQGAKPGLGGVLPAAKVSAEIAATRGVPAGLDCLSPSRHAEFDDVDSLLDFVELLADETGLPVGIKSAVGDLGFWRDLTEEMAKGQRGVDFVTIDGGEGGTGASPLIFTDAVSLPFRLGFARVYAEFARRGLHEDVTFIGSGKLGLPDNAVVAFALGADLVNVAREAMLAVGCIQAQKCHTGECPTGVATQNPWLAHGLDPVEKSGRVANYVRTLRRDLLKVAETCGVEHPGLIGPHDVEILDNLSDGRLLDEVYGYDPGWGFPSARDRQEIAAIMSATEEPETRTEGPPETAEEGAPGTEHAGDEEPSGD; this is encoded by the coding sequence ATGAGGAAGACGACGCTCGCCGCGCTCCCCGCTGCTGCTCTCGGGGCGGTCGCCGCCCACGACCTGCTGCAACGACGCCACGCCATCCTGCGCAACTTCCCGGTGGTCGGGCACGCGCGGTACTGGCTGGAGGCGCTCGGACCGGAGCTGCGGCAGTACATCGTCGCGAGCAACGACGAGGAGCGGCCCTTCAGCCGGGACCAGCGGCGCTGGGTCTACGCCTCGGCGAAGCTGCAGAACAACTACTTCGGGTTCGGCACCGACAACGACCTCGAGCACAGCTCCGGCAACGTGATCGTCCATCACCGCACGTTCGGGCGCTCCTACCCGACCCACGGCGCGGTCGGTCAGGAGGCTCGGCTGCCCTCGGCGAAGATCCTCGGCGGCCCGCGCGGGCGCCGGCGGGCGTTCCGGCCGGCGTCGGTCGTCAACGTGTCGGGCATGAGCTTCGGGTCGCTGTCGGGCAACGCCGTCGAAGCGATCAACCGGGGCGCGGCCGAGGCCGGGTGCCTGCACAACACCGGCGAGGGCGCGGTGTCGCCGTACCACCGCCAGGGCGCCGACCTGGTCTTCCAGATCGGTACGGCGTACTTCGGCTGCCGCGACGACGACGGCAGGTTCAGCCTGCCGCGGCTCAAGGACCTCGTGGAGTCGGCGCCGGTCCGGGCCCTGGAGATCAAGCTCAGCCAGGGCGCCAAACCCGGGCTCGGCGGCGTCCTGCCGGCCGCCAAGGTGTCGGCGGAGATCGCCGCGACGCGCGGGGTCCCGGCCGGTCTCGACTGCCTGAGCCCGTCGCGGCACGCGGAGTTCGACGACGTGGACTCGCTGCTCGACTTCGTCGAGCTGCTCGCGGACGAGACCGGGCTGCCGGTCGGGATCAAGTCGGCGGTGGGCGACCTCGGGTTCTGGCGAGACCTCACCGAGGAGATGGCCAAGGGCCAGCGCGGCGTCGACTTCGTCACGATCGACGGCGGCGAGGGCGGGACCGGAGCCTCCCCGCTGATCTTCACCGACGCGGTGTCACTGCCGTTCCGGCTCGGGTTCGCGCGCGTGTACGCCGAGTTCGCCCGGCGCGGCCTCCACGAGGACGTGACCTTCATCGGCTCCGGCAAGCTCGGGCTGCCCGACAACGCGGTCGTCGCCTTCGCCCTGGGCGCCGACCTGGTCAACGTGGCCCGTGAGGCGATGCTCGCCGTCGGGTGCATCCAGGCGCAGAAGTGCCATACCGGCGAGTGCCCGACCGGCGTCGCGACCCAGAACCCGTGGTTGGCCCACGGCCTCGACCCGGTCGAGAAGTCCGGACGCGTCGCCAACTACGTGCGCACCCTGCGGCGCGACCTGCTCAAGGTCGCCGAGACCTGCGGGGTCGAGCACCCGGGGCTGATCGGCCCCCACGACGTCGAGATCCTCGACAACCTCTCCGACGGCCGGCTCCTCGACGAGGTGTACGGCTACGACCCCGGGTGGGGGTTCCCGTCGGCGCGGGACCGGCAGGAGATCGCCGCCATCATGTCCGCGACCGAGGAGCCCGAGACCCGCACCGAAGGTCCGCCGGAGACCGCCGAGGAGGGCGCGCCCGGCACCGAGCACGCCGGCGACGAGGAGCCGAGCGGCGACTGA
- a CDS encoding CocE/NonD family hydrolase has protein sequence MNRYAAALVVALSALVAPPAHAASAHATSAAQEAWSPRPEIYPATVTRTDLAVPMSDGVVLRGDLVLPAGADGRAVRGRFPVIVTITAYNKTALSSGGGVAGAPPAYLVQRGYAQLTVDARGTGSSEGQWSAFGARENEDSAEVVEWAHSRKRPWSDGRVGMSGPITARLYTSSVSGDGMLSVSVSDVAPDGTVSRLS, from the coding sequence GTGAATCGGTACGCCGCTGCCCTGGTCGTCGCCCTCTCCGCGCTGGTCGCACCGCCCGCCCATGCCGCATCCGCCCATGCCACGTCCGCCGCGCAGGAGGCCTGGTCTCCCCGCCCGGAGATCTACCCGGCGACCGTGACCCGCACCGACCTGGCGGTCCCGATGTCCGACGGCGTGGTCCTCCGCGGCGACCTGGTCCTGCCCGCCGGCGCCGACGGGCGGGCGGTCCGCGGCCGCTTCCCGGTGATCGTGACGATCACGGCCTACAACAAGACCGCGCTCTCGTCCGGGGGCGGGGTGGCGGGCGCGCCGCCGGCGTACCTGGTCCAGCGCGGGTACGCGCAGCTGACCGTCGACGCCCGCGGCACCGGCAGCTCCGAAGGGCAGTGGTCGGCGTTCGGGGCCCGGGAGAACGAGGACTCCGCCGAGGTCGTCGAGTGGGCACACTCGCGCAAGCGCCCCTGGAGTGACGGCCGGGTCGGGATGAGCGGCCCGATCACCGCGCGGCTGTACACCTCAAGCGTGAGCGGGGACGGGATGCTGTCGGTCTCGGTCTCCGACGTCGCGCCCGATGGCACCGTCAGCCGGCTGAGCTGA
- a CDS encoding GTP pyrophosphokinase gives MTEAGSGQGGEDLRRFMLEHRFGMDEIVTKLTILRDEFTHLRDYNPIESVSSRLKSPESLVEKMLRKGLVLDERPSFDQIRATVTDIAGVRVVCSFVSDVYRVFDMLVEQEDVSTVEVRDYIATPKPNGYRSLHALVEVPVFLSEGPVPVLVEVQFRTIAMDFWASLEHKIYYKYRREVPAELLERLHDAAETAYALDATMERLHEEVRGLDELPPDVLAQLRDGGERPDAALREALRKLGATPETA, from the coding sequence GTGACCGAGGCGGGGAGCGGCCAGGGCGGCGAGGACCTCCGGCGGTTCATGCTCGAGCACCGGTTCGGCATGGACGAGATCGTCACGAAGCTGACCATCCTGCGCGACGAGTTCACGCACCTGCGCGACTACAACCCGATCGAGTCGGTGTCCTCGCGCCTGAAGTCGCCCGAGAGCCTCGTGGAGAAGATGCTCCGCAAGGGCCTGGTCCTCGACGAGCGGCCGTCGTTCGACCAGATCCGAGCGACGGTCACCGACATCGCCGGGGTCCGGGTCGTCTGCAGCTTCGTCTCCGACGTCTACCGGGTCTTCGACATGCTCGTGGAGCAGGAGGACGTCTCGACGGTCGAGGTGCGCGACTACATCGCCACGCCCAAGCCCAACGGCTACCGCAGCCTGCACGCGCTGGTCGAGGTGCCGGTCTTCCTCTCGGAGGGGCCGGTTCCCGTGCTCGTCGAGGTGCAGTTCCGCACGATCGCGATGGACTTCTGGGCCAGCCTCGAGCACAAGATCTACTACAAGTACCGCCGCGAGGTCCCCGCCGAGCTGCTCGAGCGGCTGCACGACGCCGCGGAGACGGCGTACGCCCTCGACGCGACGATGGAGCGCCTGCACGAGGAGGTACGCGGCCTCGACGAGCTCCCACCGGACGTGCTCGCTCAGCTCCGCGACGGCGGAGAGCGGCCCGACGCCGCCCTGCGGGAGGCGCTGCGCAAGCTGGGCGCCACCCCCGAGACGGCCTGA
- the upp gene encoding uracil phosphoribosyltransferase, with product MRTHVVDHPLVAHKLTHLRNEETDSPTFRRLADELVTLLAYEATRDVRVEPIDVVTPVSPTTGVQLAKPRPLVVPILRAGLGMLDGMMRLLPTAEVGFLGMIRNEETLQASTYAERLPEDLSGRQCYVLDPMLATGGTLAAAIRFLTDRGADHITAICLLAAPEGCARLEQELDGLDVPVTIVTAAMDERLNEKGYIVPGLGDAGDRLYGIVG from the coding sequence ATGCGTACGCACGTCGTCGACCACCCCCTCGTCGCCCACAAGCTGACCCACCTGCGGAACGAGGAGACCGACTCGCCGACGTTCCGACGGCTCGCCGACGAGCTGGTCACGCTGCTGGCCTACGAGGCCACCCGCGACGTCCGGGTCGAGCCCATCGACGTGGTCACCCCGGTCTCCCCGACCACCGGCGTCCAGCTGGCCAAGCCGCGGCCGCTCGTGGTGCCGATCCTCCGGGCGGGACTGGGGATGCTGGACGGGATGATGCGGCTGCTGCCCACCGCGGAGGTCGGCTTCCTCGGGATGATCCGCAACGAGGAGACGCTGCAGGCATCGACGTACGCCGAGCGCCTGCCCGAGGACCTCTCCGGGCGCCAGTGCTACGTCCTGGACCCGATGCTCGCCACCGGCGGCACCCTCGCCGCGGCGATCCGCTTCCTCACCGACCGCGGCGCCGACCACATCACCGCGATCTGCCTGCTCGCCGCGCCCGAGGGCTGCGCCCGCCTGGAGCAGGAGCTCGACGGCCTCGACGTCCCGGTCACGATCGTCACTGCGGCGATGGACGAGCGGCTCAACGAGAAGGGCTACATCGTCCCCGGTCTCGGAGACGCCGGCGACCGGCTCTACGGCATCGTCGGCTGA